Proteins encoded within one genomic window of Edaphobacter lichenicola:
- a CDS encoding CpsD/CapB family tyrosine-protein kinase, protein MSRIYEALQKAESERRLERREPEPRIPEQPVHSAIYATAVATAEEEQASSTPVAEPYVEAPVVRVDPNALDVNKIPVRPWALSLEHLPSLLERGPAVEQFRSLRSRIFELRDISPLKSIMVTSGLPQEGKSFISTNLAMSLARHKNSKVLLVDGDMRRYTLHQLLGCESHPGLADYLAGKASLVEVMQRSEPFEGMTAGTAAITQNLTFIAGGNGGDKAADLSGSPRFEELIRLAAPHFDWIIVDSSPVLPVSDAVNLARACDGVLLVARSGETKFPVAQRAQSELKASNILGFVLNAVQEAPQVGSYYGYDAAKP, encoded by the coding sequence ATGAGCCGCATCTATGAAGCACTCCAAAAGGCAGAGTCCGAGCGCAGGTTGGAGCGGCGCGAGCCGGAGCCGCGTATCCCAGAGCAGCCGGTGCACTCCGCCATCTATGCGACCGCCGTGGCCACAGCCGAGGAAGAGCAGGCAAGCTCTACTCCGGTTGCTGAGCCCTATGTCGAGGCACCTGTCGTTCGGGTGGACCCAAATGCGCTCGATGTCAACAAGATTCCCGTCCGCCCCTGGGCGCTGTCTCTCGAGCACCTGCCCTCCCTGCTGGAACGGGGGCCTGCGGTCGAGCAGTTCCGGAGCCTTCGCTCCCGAATCTTCGAGCTCCGCGACATCAGCCCGCTCAAGAGCATCATGGTGACCAGCGGCCTGCCCCAGGAGGGCAAGAGCTTTATCTCGACCAATCTCGCCATGAGCCTCGCCCGTCACAAAAACAGCAAGGTGTTGCTGGTTGACGGCGACATGCGGCGCTATACGCTCCATCAACTTCTCGGCTGTGAGTCGCATCCTGGCCTCGCGGACTATCTCGCCGGCAAGGCGAGTCTGGTCGAGGTGATGCAGCGGTCGGAGCCGTTTGAGGGAATGACCGCGGGAACTGCCGCAATCACGCAGAACCTGACCTTTATTGCAGGCGGCAACGGCGGCGATAAGGCAGCCGACCTCTCAGGCAGCCCACGCTTTGAAGAACTGATTCGACTGGCAGCGCCGCACTTCGACTGGATCATCGTCGACTCTTCTCCTGTCCTGCCCGTCTCCGATGCCGTCAACCTCGCCCGCGCCTGCGATGGCGTTCTGCTGGTGGCACGCAGCGGAGAGACGAAGTTCCCCGTTGCGCAGCGCGCTCAGAGTGAGTTGAAAGCCTCAAACATTCTCGGATTTGTCTTGAATGCTGTGCAGGAAGCGCCCCAGGTCGGCAGCTACTATGGATACGATGCCGCCAAACCGTAA
- the xrtA gene encoding exosortase A: MPYAVDLAAKETNPELPLTSPSGTTARLGWLAYASIALLLVVLYYRVAIKLVYDWSTIPDYSHGFLVPFFAAFLIWDKRKVLQATPIRQSWFGVPLVVFSIVVLILGVYGVELFTSRMSFIFLMTGLIWTFFGWAMVRALRFPLLVLVLAVPFPAILFNQITFPLQLLASRIASEILPLLGVPTLHEGNVIELPVMKLEVAEACSGIRSLMSLFTLAVFYGYFLERTNRRRILLALASIPIAVAANVARIVGTGLCVQYWDPEKALGFFHEFSGWVMFVISLACLYLVHRAMQLISPAKAQTT; this comes from the coding sequence ATGCCCTACGCAGTGGATCTAGCCGCGAAGGAGACCAATCCAGAGCTGCCTCTTACCTCCCCTTCCGGCACGACGGCCCGGCTTGGCTGGCTTGCCTACGCTTCGATTGCCCTCCTCCTGGTTGTTCTGTACTACCGCGTCGCTATCAAACTGGTATACGACTGGTCCACCATTCCGGATTACTCTCATGGCTTCCTTGTCCCCTTTTTCGCAGCCTTTCTCATTTGGGACAAAAGGAAGGTGCTCCAGGCCACCCCGATCCGCCAGAGCTGGTTTGGAGTTCCGCTGGTCGTCTTCTCCATCGTCGTTCTGATCCTGGGCGTCTATGGCGTGGAACTCTTCACCTCGCGCATGTCCTTTATTTTTTTGATGACCGGCCTGATCTGGACCTTCTTCGGCTGGGCGATGGTCCGTGCCCTTCGCTTCCCCCTCCTGGTTCTTGTCCTCGCGGTTCCCTTTCCCGCGATTCTCTTCAACCAGATCACCTTCCCGCTGCAGTTGCTGGCCTCGCGGATCGCCAGCGAAATTCTGCCGCTGCTGGGTGTACCTACCCTCCACGAAGGCAACGTGATCGAGCTGCCGGTGATGAAGCTGGAGGTCGCCGAGGCCTGCAGCGGTATCCGCTCACTGATGAGCCTGTTCACGCTCGCAGTCTTCTACGGCTACTTTCTGGAGCGGACCAACCGGCGTCGTATCCTTCTTGCTCTTGCCAGCATTCCCATTGCCGTCGCGGCCAACGTGGCGCGCATCGTCGGTACCGGCTTATGCGTCCAGTACTGGGACCCGGAGAAGGCGCTCGGCTTCTTCCACGAGTTCTCCGGCTGGGTGATGTTTGTCATCTCTCTGGCCTGCCTCTACCTGGTTCACCGGGCCATGCAGCTGATCTCCCCTGCAAAGGCACAAACCACATGA
- a CDS encoding sigma-54-dependent transcriptional regulator, translating to MSAALSYPVPALKPNTRTRAQILILEPDLAVLDYLRSTLGTRYSLSLFSDEQTLLERLDKAEQPDLLLLALHTNRDPLPLLTHIRCTKPNLAVVVLSCSAELRDLEMVIRLGVRAIVMKPFTGSDVEQAIEEHLASAEKKIPVADALKEIPLNESHSFVRSSKRMRELEAQAALVARADIPLLILGESGTGKEILALYTHKMSARSQNIFLKVNCAAVPADLLESELFGYEQGAFTGAVKTKPGKFEVCTGGTIFLDEIGEMPAILQAKLLQVLQDGTFSRLGSRSPMKVDVRVIAATNINMKEAMANKTFREDLYYRLNGFTLSIPPLRERREEIPVLSEYFMRKGAKRYGRDPLPFSQNLLDALSEHSWPGNLRELENVVNRYLVLGEERSIVDELSPSTVYQGGAATAAAAQETPSGAGLKAMVRNLKGDAESTAIAQVLEGTGWNRKAAANDLQISYKALLYKIKQYDLSPRNNHAS from the coding sequence ATGTCAGCTGCGCTTTCTTATCCCGTTCCTGCCTTGAAGCCCAATACGCGAACGCGTGCCCAGATTCTGATTCTGGAGCCGGATCTCGCGGTTCTGGATTATCTTCGGTCTACCCTCGGCACCCGGTACTCGCTCAGTCTCTTTTCTGACGAGCAGACCCTGCTGGAGCGTTTGGACAAGGCCGAGCAGCCGGATCTGCTTTTGCTTGCCCTGCATACCAACCGCGACCCGCTGCCCCTCCTAACCCATATTCGTTGCACCAAGCCGAATCTCGCAGTGGTCGTCCTGTCATGCTCCGCCGAACTTCGCGATCTGGAGATGGTCATTCGTCTGGGTGTCCGTGCCATTGTGATGAAGCCGTTTACCGGCAGCGATGTCGAGCAGGCCATCGAGGAGCACCTGGCCTCTGCCGAGAAGAAGATTCCCGTCGCCGACGCACTGAAAGAGATTCCGCTCAACGAGAGTCACTCCTTTGTGCGCTCGAGCAAGAGAATGCGCGAACTGGAAGCTCAGGCCGCCCTGGTAGCTCGCGCGGACATTCCACTCCTTATTCTGGGAGAGAGCGGGACCGGCAAGGAGATCCTCGCCCTCTACACCCACAAGATGTCGGCCCGCAGCCAGAACATCTTTCTCAAGGTCAACTGCGCTGCAGTCCCGGCCGACCTGCTGGAGAGCGAACTCTTCGGCTACGAGCAGGGAGCTTTTACCGGAGCGGTTAAGACCAAGCCCGGCAAGTTCGAAGTCTGCACCGGGGGAACGATCTTTCTCGACGAGATCGGCGAGATGCCCGCCATTCTCCAGGCCAAGCTGTTGCAGGTCCTGCAGGACGGTACCTTCTCCCGTCTGGGCAGCCGCTCGCCGATGAAGGTGGATGTACGCGTGATCGCCGCCACCAACATCAATATGAAGGAGGCGATGGCCAACAAGACCTTCCGCGAGGATCTGTACTATCGCCTCAACGGATTTACCCTCAGCATTCCGCCGTTGCGGGAGCGTCGCGAGGAGATTCCCGTGCTGTCGGAGTACTTTATGCGCAAGGGGGCCAAGCGGTACGGTCGCGATCCGCTCCCTTTCTCGCAAAACCTGCTGGACGCACTGTCGGAACACTCCTGGCCGGGCAACCTGCGCGAGTTGGAAAATGTAGTCAACCGTTATCTGGTGCTTGGCGAAGAGAGATCCATCGTCGACGAGCTCTCCCCCTCCACCGTCTATCAAGGGGGAGCAGCTACAGCGGCAGCAGCCCAGGAGACGCCAAGTGGCGCCGGGCTCAAGGCGATGGTCCGCAACCTTAAGGGAGATGCGGAGTCGACGGCAATTGCACAGGTACTGGAGGGAACTGGATGGAACAGGAAGGCCGCGGCAAACGATCTGCAAATCAGCTACAAGGCGCTCCTGTACAAGATCAAGCAGTACGACCTGTCTCCGCGGAACAACCACGCATCGTAG
- a CDS encoding ExeA family protein codes for MYNTFFKLQSSPFGTSPDPRFLYMMPHTREALACLEYGISARKGFTVLTGEVGTGKTTLLRRALASFSGRKVSTSFVFNPRLDVLDFLEFVLTDFGIVPATRTKSGMLLQLNRWLIERFRMEETCVVVVDEAQNLSWELLEEIRLLTNLETSSEKLLQIVLSGQPELEEKLRHPSVRQLRQRVSLWCRTQALTESQTHAYVAERLRIAGASWPLFSPEALDLVHRASRGIPRIINLLCEHSLIVAYVEQVQQVTATIVEGVAAELELEVQPFMLSSAVLGNGDKQTAFNSKEDNFIAAFNREPGRHDR; via the coding sequence ATGTACAACACCTTCTTCAAGCTCCAGAGCAGTCCCTTCGGAACCAGCCCCGACCCTCGGTTTCTCTACATGATGCCGCACACCCGGGAGGCGCTGGCTTGCCTGGAGTACGGCATCTCCGCACGCAAGGGGTTCACGGTGCTGACGGGCGAGGTGGGCACCGGCAAGACGACTCTGCTGCGCCGGGCGTTGGCCTCCTTCAGCGGTCGCAAGGTCTCAACCTCTTTCGTCTTCAACCCGCGTCTGGACGTGCTGGACTTCCTGGAGTTTGTGCTCACCGACTTCGGCATTGTGCCGGCGACGCGAACCAAGTCGGGCATGCTGCTGCAGTTGAATCGCTGGCTGATCGAACGCTTCCGCATGGAGGAGACCTGCGTGGTGGTCGTCGATGAGGCGCAGAACCTCTCCTGGGAGCTGTTGGAAGAGATTCGGCTGCTGACTAATCTTGAGACTTCGTCGGAGAAGCTGTTGCAGATTGTGTTGTCCGGGCAGCCGGAGCTTGAAGAGAAGCTGCGCCATCCGAGCGTGCGCCAGCTCCGGCAGCGCGTCTCGCTGTGGTGCCGCACGCAGGCCCTGACCGAGAGCCAGACCCACGCTTACGTCGCCGAGCGCCTGAGAATAGCCGGTGCAAGCTGGCCGCTCTTCTCGCCTGAGGCGCTGGATCTGGTTCATCGTGCCAGCCGGGGAATTCCGCGCATCATCAACCTGCTGTGCGAGCACTCGCTGATTGTGGCCTATGTCGAACAGGTTCAGCAGGTGACCGCGACGATCGTCGAGGGCGTGGCGGCAGAGCTTGAGCTGGAGGTACAGCCGTTCATGCTCTCTTCGGCTGTCCTCGGCAACGGCGACAAGCAGACCGCTTTCAACTCGAAAGAAGATAACTTTATAGCCGCTTTCAACAGAGAGCCGGGAAGGCACGATCGATGA
- a CDS encoding TIGR03013 family XrtA/PEP-CTERM system glycosyltransferase, whose product MIRLFNVYYPTRTIVLLLCEALIVSGCFLLATVLLLGPDTYLVLNYENGGLKILGLTILTLLCSYYFDLYEPQRISASWEIYFRLLLVLGFLSFLLSAIIYLFPAADIAHYVLLLGLIFLTLALVAWRSAYEWIIGREMFRERVYVLGAGERAQTIVNLLEARKDAGMEVLGWDGVVADRDQRKEAIHAALERFSVPKPPVDRVIVAIEDRRGEFPVRELLKLRFNGVVIEDAGSLLERLTGKLHLDGLHPSSFIYSEGFRVKPSQQIARRIVSTLTAAVGLLLFLPFFPIVLLMVRLSSPGPIFFRQTRVGLGGKNFTVYKFRTMRTDAEVAGAKWATKNDPRVTRVGMFMRKTRLDEVPQLWNVLRGDMGFVGPRPERPEFVPWLTEQIPYFNLRHMIRPGLTGWAQVRYGYGATLAESREKLEFDLYYIKHMTLGLDLLIMFETIKTIIRRQGAQ is encoded by the coding sequence ATGATCCGGCTTTTCAACGTGTACTATCCCACGCGTACCATCGTTCTCCTGCTGTGCGAAGCGCTGATTGTGAGTGGTTGCTTCCTGCTGGCGACGGTGCTGCTGCTGGGGCCGGATACCTATCTCGTTCTGAACTATGAGAACGGGGGGCTGAAGATTCTTGGCCTGACGATCCTGACGCTGCTCTGCTCGTACTACTTCGATCTCTATGAGCCGCAGCGCATCTCCGCAAGCTGGGAGATCTACTTTCGCCTGCTGCTGGTCCTCGGTTTCCTGTCGTTCCTGCTCTCGGCGATCATCTACCTCTTTCCCGCAGCCGACATCGCCCACTACGTTCTGCTGCTTGGTCTCATCTTTCTCACCCTGGCACTGGTCGCCTGGCGCAGCGCGTACGAGTGGATCATCGGCCGGGAGATGTTCCGGGAGCGGGTCTATGTTCTTGGAGCGGGCGAGCGTGCCCAGACCATCGTCAACCTGCTCGAAGCCCGCAAGGACGCGGGCATGGAGGTCCTGGGTTGGGATGGCGTCGTCGCTGACCGCGACCAGCGCAAAGAGGCCATCCACGCTGCGCTGGAGAGATTCTCTGTACCCAAGCCGCCCGTTGATCGCGTCATCGTTGCCATTGAGGACCGTCGCGGCGAGTTTCCCGTCCGAGAGCTGCTCAAGCTGCGGTTCAACGGAGTTGTCATTGAGGATGCCGGATCCCTGCTGGAGCGGCTTACCGGCAAGCTGCATCTCGACGGGCTTCATCCCAGCAGCTTCATCTACAGCGAGGGCTTCCGCGTAAAGCCCTCTCAGCAGATTGCCCGGCGAATCGTCTCGACGCTGACGGCCGCGGTCGGTCTGCTTCTGTTCCTGCCGTTCTTCCCCATCGTCTTGTTGATGGTGCGGCTGTCATCCCCAGGCCCGATCTTCTTCCGGCAGACGCGGGTAGGTCTCGGCGGAAAGAACTTCACGGTCTACAAATTCCGCACGATGCGAACCGATGCAGAGGTCGCCGGAGCAAAGTGGGCGACCAAGAACGATCCACGCGTGACCCGTGTCGGCATGTTTATGCGCAAGACCCGTCTTGATGAGGTCCCGCAGCTCTGGAATGTATTGCGCGGCGATATGGGCTTTGTGGGTCCGCGCCCGGAGCGGCCCGAGTTTGTGCCGTGGCTCACCGAACAGATTCCCTACTTCAACCTTCGCCACATGATCCGCCCGGGCCTCACAGGCTGGGCGCAGGTTCGTTATGGCTATGGAGCGACGCTGGCGGAGAGTCGCGAAAAGCTGGAGTTCGATCTCTACTACATCAAGCACATGACGCTTGGGCTCGATCTGCTGATCATGTTCGAGACGATCAAGACGATCATCCGAAGACAGGGCGCGCAGTAG
- a CDS encoding exosortase C-terminal domain/associated protein EpsI — protein MRSPRFWLVILLLAVTAFILQSRGDTDRIPASQPLSQMPERFGDWSAQDVPLTDDTLAVLGKGDFLNRVYTGQPAAAGSPMTKAAPISLFIGYFASQRTGQTMHSPQNCLPGAGWTFDSQRYTSFQDINGKQYKVGEYVISNGDIKQFVIYWYQAHGRSIPNEYKAKLYMVADAIRTNRTDGALVRVITQVLPWESLDSARDRATQFTQQMAPNLPRFIPN, from the coding sequence ATGAGATCCCCACGTTTCTGGCTTGTGATCCTTCTACTGGCCGTGACGGCCTTTATTCTGCAGAGCCGCGGCGACACCGACCGCATCCCAGCAAGCCAGCCTCTCAGCCAGATGCCGGAGCGCTTCGGGGACTGGAGCGCGCAGGACGTCCCGCTCACCGACGATACCCTGGCGGTGCTCGGCAAAGGCGACTTCCTCAATCGCGTCTATACGGGTCAGCCAGCGGCGGCGGGTAGTCCGATGACAAAAGCCGCCCCCATCAGCCTCTTCATCGGCTACTTTGCCAGCCAGCGCACCGGCCAGACGATGCACTCTCCACAGAACTGCCTGCCGGGCGCCGGTTGGACTTTCGACTCGCAGAGATACACCAGCTTCCAGGACATCAATGGCAAGCAATACAAGGTTGGCGAATACGTTATCAGCAACGGAGATATTAAGCAGTTTGTCATCTACTGGTACCAGGCACACGGCCGCAGCATCCCCAACGAGTACAAAGCAAAGCTCTACATGGTGGCCGACGCGATCCGCACCAACCGCACCGATGGCGCCCTGGTTCGGGTCATCACCCAGGTTCTGCCGTGGGAGTCGTTAGACAGCGCCAGGGATCGGGCTACCCAATTCACCCAGCAGATGGCTCCCAATCTGCCCCGCTTTATTCCCAACTAA
- a CDS encoding GumC family protein has translation MLGHRALTVQDYLIILKRRWWILAIPAIIFPIVGFALTFLVQPQYISQTLVLVEQQKVPESYVKAVVTEDLSGRLASMKEQILSRSRLQPIIERFNLFANSKLSMDERIDLTRKNIGITPIQSEIARTNGLPGFFISFQANDARTAQLVCGEIQSLFVSENLSDRAASAAGTTEFLKSQLADAKAKLDEQDAKLAKFQQTYMGKLPGAEASNMNMLTTLNTQLDAATQALARMEQDRSYAESIMALQQAQQPQTTDRGGVAVAPQAQQLELQQLQSQLADLKARYTDDYPDVVSTQRKVNELERKLAQAPAPSVASASSAPKPTDSLSVQQMRAQLRSMEQAIAQKKRDQAEIQAQLRTYQDRIASSPAVEEEYKSITRDTSTAQTFYDDLLNKIQTAKMATDLERRQQGEQFRVMDEPNLPESPSFPKRSVFIIGGFAGGLALGLFIIALLEYLDTAIRNERDIWAFTKLPTLAVIGFSGEAEPVAMKRNLFGRRSPDVTAGGKPLMNAGG, from the coding sequence ATGCTTGGCCATCGCGCATTGACGGTGCAGGACTACCTCATCATTCTGAAACGAAGATGGTGGATCCTTGCGATTCCCGCGATCATCTTTCCCATCGTCGGGTTCGCTCTTACGTTTCTGGTGCAGCCGCAGTATATTTCGCAGACACTGGTTCTGGTGGAGCAGCAGAAGGTTCCTGAGTCTTACGTCAAGGCCGTCGTCACCGAGGACCTCAGCGGACGGCTGGCCTCTATGAAGGAGCAGATCTTGAGCCGGTCGCGGCTGCAGCCGATCATCGAACGCTTCAACCTCTTCGCGAATAGCAAGCTGTCGATGGACGAACGCATCGATCTGACCCGCAAAAATATCGGGATCACGCCCATTCAATCGGAGATTGCGCGAACCAACGGTCTGCCGGGGTTCTTCATCTCTTTTCAGGCGAACGATGCCCGCACGGCCCAACTGGTCTGCGGCGAGATTCAATCGCTCTTCGTGAGTGAAAACCTCAGCGACCGGGCAGCCTCGGCAGCAGGAACAACCGAGTTTCTGAAGAGTCAACTGGCTGATGCCAAGGCCAAGCTGGACGAGCAGGACGCCAAACTCGCCAAGTTCCAGCAGACTTACATGGGGAAGCTACCAGGCGCAGAGGCGTCGAACATGAACATGCTGACCACCCTGAATACACAGCTGGATGCCGCGACCCAGGCGCTGGCCCGCATGGAGCAGGATAGGAGTTATGCCGAATCGATCATGGCGTTGCAGCAGGCCCAACAGCCGCAGACTACGGACCGCGGCGGGGTAGCAGTGGCCCCTCAGGCCCAGCAGCTTGAACTGCAGCAGCTTCAGTCTCAACTGGCGGATTTGAAGGCGCGTTACACCGACGACTATCCAGACGTGGTCAGCACGCAGAGAAAGGTCAATGAGCTGGAACGCAAACTTGCCCAGGCCCCCGCGCCCTCGGTTGCGTCGGCGTCTTCCGCTCCGAAGCCGACCGACTCCCTCAGCGTGCAGCAGATGCGTGCTCAGCTGCGTTCCATGGAACAAGCCATCGCGCAGAAGAAGCGTGATCAGGCCGAGATTCAGGCTCAGCTTCGGACCTATCAGGATCGCATTGCCTCGAGCCCCGCGGTGGAGGAGGAGTACAAGAGCATTACGCGCGACACCAGCACTGCGCAGACCTTCTACGACGATCTGCTCAACAAGATACAAACAGCCAAGATGGCAACCGACCTTGAGCGTCGGCAGCAAGGAGAGCAGTTCCGAGTTATGGATGAACCTAATCTTCCCGAATCACCCTCCTTTCCCAAGCGTTCGGTCTTTATCATCGGAGGCTTTGCCGGCGGCTTGGCACTGGGTCTGTTCATCATCGCGTTGCTCGAGTACCTGGATACGGCTATTCGAAACGAGCGCGATATCTGGGCGTTTACCAAGCTTCCCACCCTCGCCGTCATTGGTTTCTCCGGCGAAGCGGAGCCGGTGGCCATGAAGCGGAACCTATTCGGCCGTCGCAGCCCGGACGTAACCGCGGGCGGCAAGCCGCTGATGAATGCGGGGGGCTGA
- a CDS encoding polysaccharide biosynthesis/export family protein gives MKRFCSMGALLLLLPVAAGPLAAQVTSEAAATKSAAPDATPASEQTAAPAAPSTTATAGPNYAGPMDAARYIIGPEDSLQITVWKEPTLSGTIPVRPDGMISMGLVGDITAAGMTPTALSTDISQRLKKYIQDPVVNVVVLAVNSKRIFLVGEVGKVGPVVMTPGMTPLQAIVTGGGLTQFANSRRIYILRTVDGKQQKIPFNYKQALKGGNAGVSLLSGDTIVVP, from the coding sequence ATGAAGCGGTTTTGTTCCATGGGCGCCTTGCTGCTGCTGCTTCCGGTTGCGGCCGGGCCACTGGCAGCACAGGTCACATCAGAGGCTGCAGCTACGAAAAGTGCAGCACCGGACGCCACGCCGGCGAGTGAGCAGACGGCCGCTCCCGCCGCACCGAGTACTACCGCAACGGCGGGTCCGAACTATGCAGGCCCGATGGACGCGGCGCGTTACATTATCGGGCCGGAAGATTCCCTGCAGATCACCGTCTGGAAGGAGCCTACGCTCTCGGGCACGATCCCGGTGCGGCCGGACGGAATGATCTCGATGGGACTGGTGGGAGATATCACAGCAGCCGGAATGACACCGACTGCGCTCTCGACCGACATTAGCCAGCGACTCAAAAAGTACATTCAGGATCCCGTGGTCAACGTGGTGGTTCTCGCGGTCAACAGCAAGCGGATCTTCCTGGTAGGCGAGGTGGGCAAGGTCGGCCCCGTCGTCATGACTCCGGGAATGACCCCGTTGCAGGCGATCGTTACCGGTGGCGGTCTGACGCAGTTTGCGAACTCCAGGCGCATCTACATCCTGCGAACCGTCGACGGCAAACAGCAGAAGATCCCGTTCAACTACAAGCAGGCGCTCAAGGGCGGAAATGCAGGGGTCTCGCTTCTTTCCGGAGACACGATCGTCGTCCCATGA
- a CDS encoding sigma 54-interacting transcriptional regulator has translation MDHHAESAASLNLPPLEIFFGKTAVMQAVRNKLERVAETDVPVLIQGESGTGKEICVRLLHAFSLRAKGSLVKVSCPAIPHTLLETELFGYEKGAFTGAMSTKLGRVEQSHNGTLFLDEVGSLDLGVQSKLLQVLQDGTFVRVGGHEPRSIVTRLVSASNTDLRSQVEDGSFRLDFLFRINAVTINLPPLRQRIADLPILIDYFIDHYARIFHNAPELLSKSAVRLMQNYHWPGNIRQLENLIRSYVLIGSEEALVAELMPETPRGGITTDIDLSEPVSLKNITKKATQDLERQIILKVLQENSWNRQKTAKWLQISYRSLLYKLSEVGMPEVPPRPLRIPHLVKKEERTLKPALSSRTRIY, from the coding sequence TTGGATCACCACGCCGAATCCGCCGCCTCTCTTAATCTGCCGCCACTTGAGATCTTTTTTGGCAAGACAGCCGTTATGCAGGCGGTTCGAAACAAGCTGGAGCGCGTTGCCGAGACTGACGTCCCGGTGCTGATCCAGGGGGAGAGCGGAACCGGCAAGGAGATCTGTGTGCGCCTGCTGCACGCCTTCTCTTTGCGGGCCAAAGGTTCGCTCGTCAAAGTAAGCTGTCCGGCAATCCCTCACACGCTGCTCGAAACTGAGCTGTTCGGCTATGAAAAGGGCGCTTTCACGGGCGCTATGTCCACAAAGCTGGGGCGCGTCGAACAATCGCACAACGGCACGCTGTTTCTGGATGAAGTCGGAAGCCTCGACCTGGGAGTTCAATCGAAGCTGCTTCAAGTGCTGCAGGATGGAACGTTTGTTCGCGTGGGCGGCCATGAACCCCGGAGCATCGTGACCCGCCTGGTCTCGGCCTCGAACACAGATCTTCGCAGCCAGGTCGAGGATGGAAGCTTCCGCCTGGACTTCCTCTTCCGCATCAATGCGGTCACGATCAACCTGCCTCCGCTGCGTCAACGGATCGCCGACCTGCCCATCCTGATCGATTACTTCATCGATCACTATGCAAGAATCTTCCACAATGCACCGGAATTACTCTCCAAGAGCGCAGTCCGCCTGATGCAGAACTATCATTGGCCGGGAAATATCCGCCAACTGGAGAACCTCATCCGCAGCTATGTGCTGATCGGCAGCGAGGAGGCCTTGGTCGCGGAGCTTATGCCCGAGACTCCGCGCGGCGGCATCACTACCGATATCGACCTCAGCGAACCAGTCTCGCTGAAGAACATTACGAAGAAGGCGACTCAGGATCTTGAGCGTCAGATCATCCTGAAAGTTCTGCAGGAGAATAGCTGGAATCGTCAGAAGACGGCGAAGTGGCTTCAGATCAGCTATCGGTCCCTGCTCTATAAGCTGAGCGAGGTCGGCATGCCTGAGGTTCCGCCGCGGCCTCTGCGGATACCGCACCTGGTGAAGAAAGAAGAGCGGACGCTGAAGCCTGCACTGTCCTCGCGGACGCGCATCTATTGA